The Calidithermus timidus DSM 17022 genomic interval AGTACGAGATCACCGAGGCCATCCAGGGCCTGGTCGAGCGCGGGCAGAAGGTGGTGGCCCACCAGGTGCGGGGTTACTGGAAGGACACCGGCAAACCCGAGGATCTCCTCGACGCCAACCGCCTGGTGCTCTCCCAGATCGCCCGCCGGGTGGAGGGCGAGCTCGAGCAAGCCGAGGTGGTGGGCGAGGTGGTGGTCGAGCCCGGGGCCCGCATCGTGCGTTCGACCGTGCGCGGTCCGGCCTTCATCGGTGCTGGCAGCCTCATCGAGGACAGCTTCATCGGTCCCTACAGCGCCATCGGCAAGGGTGCTAAGGTCATCGGCAGCGAGATCGAGTACTCCATCCTGATGGACCGGGCCGAGGTGCGCCAGCTCGCCTATCGCCTCGACGCCAGCATCCTCGGTCACGAGGTGGTGGTGGACGGCCAGGGGAATACCCGCCGCCACACCCTGCAGATGGTGCTGGGCGATCGCAGCCAGGTCAAGCTCTGATGGGCACGATCCTCATGACCGGAGGCAGTGGGCGCCTGGGTACGGCCCTGCGTGCCCTGATGCCCGAGATCGTGGCCCCGCCCCGCGGCGAGCTCGACGTCACCGATCCCGAGAGCGTGCGGCGCGCGCTCGAGCGCCACCAGCCCAAGGTCCTCCTCCACGCGGCGGCCTACACCGACGTCGCCAGGGCCGAGCAGGAGCGCGAGCGGTGCTGGGCGGTCAACGTCGGGGGAACCCGCAACGTCGTGCGGGCCCTCCAGGGCACCGGCGTCTTCTTGGTCCACATCTCCACCGACTACGTCTTCTGGGGCGACCGCGGCAACTACCGCGAGGACGACCCCGTAGGCCCGGTGCGCAACTACTACGCCCTCTCCAAGCTCGTCGCCGAGGAGGTCGTGCGCGTCCTGCCCCAGCACCTCATCATCCGCACCTCCTTCCGCCCCTCGCCCTGGCCCTACCCCACCGCCTTCACCGACCTCTACACCAGCCAGGACTACGTGGAAGTGATCGCCCCGGAGATCGCCCTGGCCCTGAGGGGGCTCGAGCGCATCCCTTACGCCACGCTGCACATCGCCACCGAGCGCAAGTCGGTCTACGAGCTGGCGGTGCGTACGCGGCCGGAGGTGCAGCCGGGATTACGCGCCCAATCACCAGTAGCCCTCCCGCAAGACATCTCCCTCGATACCCAGCGCTGGCAAAGCCTCAGACAAGAATGGGGCTTGTGATGCCCGATTCCGACGCATTACGTGCCCCCGGTATGACCGAGGGCTCGGGCGGGTAAGAGCGAATGGCCTTCTGCTAGAATGCCCGCGTGGGTTGGCTCGAGGCGGTGCGGGAACAGTTGGGCGCTATGGGGGTGGAGCGGGTCTACCTCTTCGGCTCCCACGCGCGGGGGACGGCCACCCAGCATTCCGACCTGGACCTCCTGGTCCTCTGGGAGACCGACCTGCCCCCCCTGGAACGCATCGGCCA includes:
- a CDS encoding SDR family oxidoreductase, which encodes MGTILMTGGSGRLGTALRALMPEIVAPPRGELDVTDPESVRRALERHQPKVLLHAAAYTDVARAEQERERCWAVNVGGTRNVVRALQGTGVFLVHISTDYVFWGDRGNYREDDPVGPVRNYYALSKLVAEEVVRVLPQHLIIRTSFRPSPWPYPTAFTDLYTSQDYVEVIAPEIALALRGLERIPYATLHIATERKSVYELAVRTRPEVQPGLRAQSPVALPQDISLDTQRWQSLRQEWGL
- a CDS encoding nucleotidyltransferase domain-containing protein, whose protein sequence is MGWLEAVREQLGAMGVERVYLFGSHARGTATQHSDLDLLVLWETDLPPLERIGQVLWALRELSFPVEAIVLTPQEFKNRRELPFLRGVMKEAKLIYERGKTAA